From Erinaceus europaeus chromosome 9, mEriEur2.1, whole genome shotgun sequence, one genomic window encodes:
- the VSIG8 gene encoding V-set and immunoglobulin domain-containing protein 8, translating to MGVRGALHLLLVCLSPALLSAVRINGDGQEILYLAEGDNVRLGCPYILDPEDYGPNGLDIEWMQVNSDPSHRENVFLSYQDKRINHGNLPHLQQRVRFAASDPSQYDASINLMNLQVSDTATYECRVKKTTMASRKVIVTVQARPAVPMCWTEGHMAHGNDVVLKCFANGGTQPLSYKWAKISGHTHPYRAGSYHSQHSFHSELSYQESFHGSINQGLNNGDLVLKGVSQEDNGLYQCTVANHVGYSVCVVEVKVSDSRRVGMIVGAVLGSLLMLACLMMGIWGLICCCCGGAGAGGTRGAFGYGNGGGVGGGACGDLASEIREDAVAPGCKASGRGSRVTQLLGYPTQNVRRSLRRQYAPPPCGGPEDLALASRTAACEAGPAPVYIKVQSAEPDSTQAPLPRKDGLLV from the exons ATGGGAGTCCGAGGAGCCCTCCACCTTCTTCTAGTGTGTCTAAGCCCAG CACTGCTGTCCGCTGTGCGGATCAACGGGGATGGCCAGGAGATCCTGTACCTGGCAGAAGGTGACAATGTGAGGTTGGGCTGTCCCTACATCCTGGACCCCGAGGACTATGGCCCCAACGGGCTGGACATTGAGTGGATGCAAGTCAATTCAGATCCCTCCCACAGGGAAAACGTT TTCCTCAGCTACCAGGACAAGAGGATCAACCACGGCAACCTGCCTCACCTGCAGCAGCGGGTGCGCTTTGCAGCCTCAGACCCCAGCCAGTATGACGCCTCCATCAACCTCATGAACCTGCAGGTGTCCGACACAGCCACCTATGAGTGTCGGGTGAAGAAGACCACCATGGCTTCCCGCAAGGTCATCGTCACGGTGCAAG CGCGGCCAGCAGTGCCTATGTGCTGGACTGAGGGCCACATGGCTCATGGCAACGACGTGGTGCTCAAGTGCTTTGCCAATGGGGGCACCCAGCCCCTGTCCTACAAGTGGGCCAAGATCAGCGGGCACACCCACCCCTACCGCGCTGGCTCCTACCACTCCCAGCACAGCTTCCACTCTGAGCTGTCCTACCAGGAGTCCTTCCACGGCTCCATCAACCAAG GTCTGAACAACGGGGACCTGGTGCTGAAGGGTGTGTCCCAAGAGGACAACGGGCTGTACCAGTGCACGGTGGCCAACCACGTGGGCTACAGCGTGTGCGTGGTGGAGGTGAAGGTATCAG ACTCGCGGCGTGTGGGCATGATCGTCGGCGCCGTGCTGGGCTCGCTGCTCATGCTGGCCTGCCTCATGATGGGCATCTGGGGGCTCATCTGTTGCTGCTGCGGGGGCGCCGGGGCCGGCGGCACCCGCGGGGCCTTCGGCTACGGCAACGGCGGCGGGGTCGGCGGCGGGGCCTGCGGCGACCTGGCTAGCGAGATCAG AGAGGACGCCGTGGCGCCCGGGTGCAAGGCCAGCGGGCGCGGCAGCCGCGTCACCCAGCTCCTGGGGTACCCGACGCAGAACGTCCGCCGCTCCCTGCGCCGCCAGTACGCGCCCCCGCCCTGCGGCGGCCCCGAGGACTTGGCCCTGGCGTCCCGCACCGCCGCCTGCGAAGCAGGCCCCGCCCCGGTCTACATCAAGGTCCAGAGCGCCGAGCCCGACAGCACCCAGGCGCCGCTGCCCCGCAAGGACGGGCTCCTGGTGTGA